The following coding sequences lie in one Onychomys torridus chromosome X, mOncTor1.1, whole genome shotgun sequence genomic window:
- the Klhl34 gene encoding kelch-like protein 34, whose product MSYFLSYCKAHGSSLLTGYQALRAEGFLCDVTLEAEGSEFPAHKSLLACSSDYFRALFKSHTQESRAHVIHLYVPSATGLQRLLDFIYTAWLPLSMDTVEDTLEAASYLQVTEALGLCSHYLERQLAPENCCFTANVAARFGLARTLGAAEGCIVRHLRELLLMGTGPSGLLELNPISMKVVLSAPDVARVAETRLLGLALAWLRQEPATQRLAHSSTLLGCIRFCLVPTGVLRRVYSGSGLTLPTRIKDLIIQALNYHTTPSRQPLLQVEQTSVRSPQTRILLVGGLRARETVTEEIVVLPQVVRNQRPAPEPEEEEEEVMEEKEWELTQDVVSFDVYNHSWRSLTRLPAPLLGHSVCTMGNFLFVLGGESLSGSPSSSLVDGPRSVTALVHRYDPRFHTWTEVPAMREARAYFWCGVVGDSLLAVGGLGSCGEALASVEMYDLRRDRWMAAGELPRALHGHAGAVGDHGVVYISGGKAGRGEGGTSSLRDMYSLSPGERAWRKRAPMGTARYGHYLAVLRGAMFAFLGRYEPFSEIERYDPSTDQWTRLRSLPYDRFCYGLAVVEETVLLLGGLKWRDSRQVPTCNVVGYDLDLDRWEDIGCVLPWAWSGLQCAVLQLAEGGEEKREGETGEALDLVLN is encoded by the coding sequence atgagttacttcctgtcttactgCAAAGCTCACGGCAGCTCTCTTCTCACCGGCTACCAGGCCCTACGCGCTGAGGGCTTCTTGTGTGACGTGACACTGGAGGCCGAGGGCAGTGAGTTTCCAGCGCACAAGTCACTTCTGGCATGCTCCAGCGACTACTTCAGGGCCCTGTTCAAGAGTCACACTCAGGAATCTCGGGCTCATGTAATTCACCTGTACGTGCCTTCAGCTACTGGCCTGCAGCGTCTGCTGGACTTCATCTACACAGCCTGGCTGCCCCTCTCCATGGACACTGTGGAGGACACTCTGGAGGCTGCCAGCTACCTGCAAGTCACGGAGGCCTTAGGGCTGTGTAGCCACTACCTGGAACGTCAGCTTGCCCCAGAGAATTGCTGCTTCACTGCCAATGTGGCTGCTCGCTTTGGCCTGGCTCGCACACTAGGTGCAGCAGAGGGCTGCATTGTGCGCCACCTGCGGGAGCTGCTACTGATGGGCACTGGCCCCTCCGGGCTGCTGGAACTCAACCCTATATCAATGAAGGTTGTGTTGAGTGCCCCCGACGTGGCACGGGTGGCTGAGACGCGGCTGCTGGGCCTGGCACTAgcctggctgaggcaggagcccGCAACACAGCGCCTGGCACACAGTTCAACACTGCTTGGATGTATCCGCTTTTGCTTGGTGCCCACAGGTGTACTGAGGCGCGTGTACTCAGGATCCGGTCTTACTTTACCTACTCGGATCAAGGACCTCATCATTCAGGCCCTCAATTACCACACAACACCTTCCCGCCAGCCGCTCCTGCAGGTAGAACAGACTAGTGTTCGGAGTCCCCAGACCCGCATCTTGCTGGTTGGTGGTCTCAGAGCTAGGGAGACTGTTACTGAGGAAATTGTGGTCCTACCACAGGTAGTTAGGAATCAGCGCCCTGCACCTGAAccggaggaagaggaggaagaagtgatGGAGGAGAAAGAGTGGGAGCTCACCCAGGATGTGGTGTCCTTCGACGTGTACAACCATAGCTGGCGCAGCCTGACACGGCTGCCCGCACCACTGCTAGGCCACAGTGTATGTACCATGGGCAACTTCCTATTTGTCCTCGGAGGGGAGAGCCTTTCTGGCAGTCCATCTAGCTCCCTGGTGGACGGCCCAAGGTCAGTCACGGCCTTAGTGCACCGTTATGACCCGCGCTTCCACACTTGGACAGAGGTGCCCGCCATGCGAGAAGCACGGGCCTACTTCTGGTGTGGAGTGGTAGGCGACAGTCTTCTGGCCGTTGGGGGCTTGGGCTCCTGTGGCGAGGCACTGGCCTCAGTGGAGATGTATGACCTGCGAAGGGACCGCTGGATGGCAGCTGGGGAGCTGCCTCGGGCACTGCACGGTCACGCAGGTGCCGTTGGGGACCACGGTGTTGTGTACATCTCTGGGGGCaaggcagggagaggagaaggaggcacAAGCAGCCTCCGGGACATGTACTCCCTTAGCCCTGGAGAGAGGGCATGGAGAAAGAGGGCACCCATGGGCACAGCTCGCTATGGGCATTACCTTGCGGTGCTGCGGGGCGCAATGTTTGCCTTTTTAGGAAGATATGAGCCCTTCTCTGAGATTGAACGCTATGACCCCAGCACAGACCAGTGGACTAGGTTGCGGTCACTACCTTATGACCGATTCTGCTATGGACTTGCTGTGGTAGAAGAGACAGTGCTGCTGCTGGGTGGTCTCAAGTGGCGGGATTCACGCCAGGTGCCAACCTGTAACGTAGTGGGCTATGACCTTGACCTGGACCGTTGGGAAGACATAGGCTGTGTGCTGCCCTGGGCATGGAGTGGCCTTCAGTGCGCAGTGCTGCAGCTggcagagggtggggaggagaaaagggagggagagactggggAGGCACTGGATTTAGTGTTGAATTGA